A window of Panicum virgatum strain AP13 chromosome 8K, P.virgatum_v5, whole genome shotgun sequence contains these coding sequences:
- the LOC120646263 gene encoding bidirectional sugar transporter SWEET14-like yields the protein MAGLSLHHPLAFAFGLLGNIISFMTYLAPLPTFYRIYKSKSTEGFQSVPYVVALFSAMLWIYYALLKSDEILLITINTAGCVIETLYIVIYLAYAPKKAKLFTAMILLLLNVSVFGLILLLTMLLSAGHSRVVLVGWVCVGFAVSVFVAPLSIIRKVVRTRSVEFMPFFLSLSLTVSAVVWFLYGLFIKDKYVALPNVIGFTFGVIQMGLYALYCNATPRLPAKGVDADKDNEAVDDTVMVPEHVVTIAKLGAPAVEMKTCEVHPVESPPTEEAAKQEDDEPSVEELEMAGNKGSNNTESSLDATCVV from the exons ATGGCTGGCCTATCTCTTCACCATCCATTGGCCTTTGCCTTTGGTCTCCTTG GCAACATCATCTCCTTCATGACTTACCTGGCCCCACT GCCGACTTTCTACCGAATCTACAAGAGCAAGTCGACTGAAGGTTTCCAGTCGGTGCCGTACGTGGTGGCGCTGTTCAGCGCGATGCTGTGGATCTACTACGCGCTGCTCAAGTCCGACGAGATCCTGCTCATCACCATCAACACTGCCGGCTGCGTCATCGAGACCCTGTACATCGTCATCTACCTCGCCTACGCGCCCAAGAAGGCCAAG CTGTTCACGGCCATGATCCTGCTGCTCCTGAACGTCAGCGTGTTCGGGCTCATCCTCCTCCTGACGATGCTGCTCTCCGCCGGCCACAGCCGCGTCGTCCTCGTCGGCTGGGTCTGCGTCGGCTTCGCCGTCAGCGTCTTCGTCGCCCCGCTCAGCATCATC CGTAAGGTGGTGCGCACGAGGAGCGTGGAGTTCATGcctttcttcctctccctctccctcaccgtCAGCGCCGTCGTCTGGTTCCTCTACGGCCTATTCATCAAGGACAAATACGTCGCC CTCCCTAATGTCATCGGCTTCACCTTCGGTGTCATCCAGATGGGCCTGTACGCTCTCTATTGCAACGCGACGCCCAGGTTACCAGCCAAGGGTGTAGATGCTGACAAGGATAATGAGGCGGTGGACGATACCGTCATGGTGCCCGAGCACGTCGTGACCATCGCTAAGCTTGGAGCGCCGGCCGTGGAGATGAAGACCTGCGAGGTGCACCCCGTGGAGTCGCCGccgacagaggaggcggcgaagCAGGAGGACGACGAGCCGTCGGTGGAGGAGCTGGAGATGGCGGGGAACAAGGGAAGCAACAACACCGAATCAAGTCTAGATGCCACATGCGTAGTCTGA